The Streptomyces griseiscabiei genomic sequence GGTGGGACTGCGCAACTTCACCCGGATCTTCGACGACGAGTTCTTCTGGAACGCGGCGCAGAACACGCTGATCATCGGGGTCATCTCGACCGTTCCGCAGCTGATGATGGCGCTGGGCATCGCGCACATCCTCAACTACAGGCTGCGCGCCTCGACCTTCTACCGGGTCGTCATGCTCGCCCCGTACGCCACCTCGATCGCCGCCGCCACCCTGGTCTTCGTGCTGCTCTTCGGCCGCGACTACGGAATGATCAACTGGTTCCTGGGGATGCTCGGCTTCGACCACATCGACTGGCAGAACGGCGAGTGGTACTCGAAGATCGCCGTGTCCACCATCGTCATCTGGCGGTGGACCGGCTACAACGCGCTGATCTACCTGGCGGCGATGCAGGCGATCCCTCAGGACCTGTACGAGTCGGCGGCCCTCGACGGTGCCAGCCGCTGGAAGCAGTTCCTCCATGTGACGCTGCCGTCGCTGCGCCCGACGATCCTCTTCACCGTCGTCGTCTCGACCATCGGCGCCTCCCAGCTCTTCGCCGAACCCCTGCTGTTCGACGCCAACAAGGGCGCGTCCGGCGGCTCCCAGCACCAGTTCCAGACGCTCGGCCTCTACCTGTACGAGCAGGGCTGGGTGAACCAGCACCTGGGCCGCGCCTCCGCCATCGCCTGGACGATGTTCCTGATCCTCATCGTGGTCGGAATCATCAACTACGTCATCTCGCGCCGGCTGCGCGCCAGTAGTTAGGAGACCGGCCGTGACGACGACCATGACCAAACCCCCGGCCGACGCCGTGCCCGAGCCGCCGAAGAACGGCGGGCGCAGGCGTGGCCTCAAGGCGGCGCGGGCGGGCGGGCAGCATCACGCGGGCCCCGTCGCCTACATCATCCTCATCGTGTTCACCCTGGTGTCGGTCTTCCCGTTGTTCTGGACGGCGGTCGCCGCCTCCCGGGACAACGCGCGGCTGGCGGACACCCCGCCGCCGTTCTGGTTCGGCGCCAATCTCTTCGACAAGCTCGAAGTGGCCTGGAGCGACGCCAATCTGGGTGAGGCGTTCCTCAACACGACGATCGTGGCGGGCGTTTCGTCGCTGACGATCGTGGTCCTGTCGACCATCGCCGGGTTCGCCTTCGCCAAGCTGCGGTTCCGGGGCCGGGGCGCTCTGATGCTGATCGTGATCGGCACGATGATGGTGCCGCCCCAGCTCCAGGTGATCCCGCTCTACATGATGGTCGCCAAGCTCGACTGGACCGACCAGTTGCAGGCGGTGATCCTGCCGTCGCTGGTCAGCGCGTTCGGTGTGTTCTTCATGCGGCAGTATCTGCTCCAGGCGCTGCCCGACGAGATCATCGAGGCGGCCCGCGTCGACGGCGCGAGCAGCTGGCGGGTGATCTGGCATGTGGTGTTCCCGGCCGCGCGGCCCGCGATGGCCGTGCTGGGCATGCTGATGTTCGTCCAGACCTGGAACGACTTCCTGTGGCCGTTCCTCGTCCTGACCCAGCTGGGCAATCCGACCGTGCAGGTCGCGGTCGCCGGTCTGGGCCGTGGCTACACCCCCGACCAGGCCCTCATCATGGCGGGCGCGCTGCTGAGCACGCTGCCGCTGCTCCTGGTCTTCGCGATCTTCGGCAAGCAGATCGTGGGGGGCATCATGCAGGGCGCGGTGAAGGGGTGACGGGCTGACCGCCCGGCAGCACCCCGGCATCACCCCACCGCCACCCTCGCCGCCGCCCTCGGACACCTCGCGGTTCCACCGCGGGCCGGGTCATCGCCGCCCCGGCCCGTCCCTCCCGCCTGTTCCACTCCCCCCACCCACCTCCGTCGGTCTACCCGACCACCTATGGGAGCGCTTCCATGCCTGAACCCGTGAACCCGGTCACCCCGGTGACCTTTCCGCCCGCCTTCCTCTGGGGCGCGGCCACCTCCGCGTACCAGATCGAGGGAGCGGTGCGCGAGGACGGCCGTACGCCCTCCATCTGGGACACCTTCAGCCACACCCCGGGCAAGACCGCCGGTGGTGAGACCGGTGACATCGCTGTCGACCACTACCACCGCTACCGCGACGACGTGGCGCTGATGGCGGACCTGGGCCTGACCTCGTACCGCTTCTCCATCTCCTGGTCGCGGGTGCAGCCGACGGGCCGGGGCCCGGCGATCCAGCGCGGGCTGGACTTCTACCGGCGGCTGGTCGACGAACTGCTGGAGAAGGGCATCAAGCCGGCCGTCACCCTCTACCACTGGGACCTTCCGCAGGAGCTGGAGGACGCGGGCGGCTGGCCCGAGCGGGACGTCGTGCACCGCTTCGCCGAGTACGCGCGGATCGTGGGCGAGGCGCTGGGCGACCGGGTCGAGCAGTGGATCACCCTCAACGAGCCCTGGTGCACGGCGTTCCTGGGCTACGGCTCCGGGGTGCACGCGCCGGGCCGTACGGACCCGGTGGCGTCGCTGCGCGCGGCCCACCATCTGAACGTGGCGCACGGGCTGGGGGTTTCGGCGCTCCGCTCGGCGATGCCGGCCCGCAACTCGATCGCGGTCAGCCTGAACTCCTCGGTGGTCCGGCCGGTCACGAACGCGCCCGAGGATCTGGCGGCGGCCCGGCGGATCGACGACCTGGCGAACGGTGTCTTCCACGGGCCGATGCTGCACGGGGCGTACCCGGAGACCCTGCTCGCCGCCACCTCCTCGCTCACGGACTGGTCGTTCGTGCTGGACGGCGATCTGGCGACGGCCAACCAGCCGCTGGACGCGCTGGGGCTGAACTACTACACGCCCACGCTGGTGGGCGCCGCCGACGCCGATCTCCAGGGCCCCCGGGCGGACGGCCACGGGGCGAGCGCGCACTCGCCGTGGCCGGGCGCGGACGACGTCCTGTTCCACCAGACGCCGGGCGAGCGCACGGAGATGGGCTGGACCATCGACCCGACCGGGCTGCACGAGCTGATCATGCGGTACGCGCGGGAGGAGGCCCCGGGGCTGCCGCTGTACATCACCGAGAACGGCGCCGCGTACGACGACAAGATGGACGCGGACGGCCGGGTCCACGACCCCGAGCGCATCGCCTACCTCCACGGCCACCTCCGGGCGGTCCGGCGCGCGATCGCCGAGGGGGCCGACGTCCGGGGCTACTACCTGTGGTCCCTGATGGACAACTTCGAGTGGGCGTACGGCTACGGGAAGCGGTTCGGTGCCGTGTACGTCGACTACGCCACCCTCACCCGTACGCCGAAGTCGAGCGCGTACTGGTACGGGCAGGCGGCGAAGACGGGGGCGTTGCCGCCGCTGGCGACGTCCTCGGCGTAACGGACTCCGGGCTAGGGGCAAGGGGCAACGGACCACTGGGCCGGGGGCTGGGGAGCCCC encodes the following:
- a CDS encoding carbohydrate ABC transporter permease, translating into MPTRHDTAAPPTEGGAAPARKAAEPAAEERRRARLSRRWQRDVRWSPYAFVSPFFLLFVAFGLFPLLYTGWASLHAVELTAPTDMSWVGLRNFTRIFDDEFFWNAAQNTLIIGVISTVPQLMMALGIAHILNYRLRASTFYRVVMLAPYATSIAAATLVFVLLFGRDYGMINWFLGMLGFDHIDWQNGEWYSKIAVSTIVIWRWTGYNALIYLAAMQAIPQDLYESAALDGASRWKQFLHVTLPSLRPTILFTVVVSTIGASQLFAEPLLFDANKGASGGSQHQFQTLGLYLYEQGWVNQHLGRASAIAWTMFLILIVVGIINYVISRRLRASS
- a CDS encoding carbohydrate ABC transporter permease, with the protein product MTTTMTKPPADAVPEPPKNGGRRRGLKAARAGGQHHAGPVAYIILIVFTLVSVFPLFWTAVAASRDNARLADTPPPFWFGANLFDKLEVAWSDANLGEAFLNTTIVAGVSSLTIVVLSTIAGFAFAKLRFRGRGALMLIVIGTMMVPPQLQVIPLYMMVAKLDWTDQLQAVILPSLVSAFGVFFMRQYLLQALPDEIIEAARVDGASSWRVIWHVVFPAARPAMAVLGMLMFVQTWNDFLWPFLVLTQLGNPTVQVAVAGLGRGYTPDQALIMAGALLSTLPLLLVFAIFGKQIVGGIMQGAVKG
- a CDS encoding GH1 family beta-glucosidase, producing MPEPVNPVTPVTFPPAFLWGAATSAYQIEGAVREDGRTPSIWDTFSHTPGKTAGGETGDIAVDHYHRYRDDVALMADLGLTSYRFSISWSRVQPTGRGPAIQRGLDFYRRLVDELLEKGIKPAVTLYHWDLPQELEDAGGWPERDVVHRFAEYARIVGEALGDRVEQWITLNEPWCTAFLGYGSGVHAPGRTDPVASLRAAHHLNVAHGLGVSALRSAMPARNSIAVSLNSSVVRPVTNAPEDLAAARRIDDLANGVFHGPMLHGAYPETLLAATSSLTDWSFVLDGDLATANQPLDALGLNYYTPTLVGAADADLQGPRADGHGASAHSPWPGADDVLFHQTPGERTEMGWTIDPTGLHELIMRYAREEAPGLPLYITENGAAYDDKMDADGRVHDPERIAYLHGHLRAVRRAIAEGADVRGYYLWSLMDNFEWAYGYGKRFGAVYVDYATLTRTPKSSAYWYGQAAKTGALPPLATSSA